In Deinococcus fonticola, the DNA window TACAAGGCCCCCCGGAACTTCACGGAGTACGCGAAGGGGTGGGTGTCGGCCATGTCTCAGGGACAGGCCATGAGCGTGTTCGCGCGGGCGTACGACCTGACGAAAGACGAGAAGTACCTGACGGCCGGGCGCAAAGCGCTGGCGTTCCTGAGCCTGCCCGTGACCCGTGGGGGATCGGTGAGCAGTCTGGGGAACATCGACCCGTCGCTGGGGCGCTACCTCTGGTTCGAGGAATACCCGCAGGACAAGGAATCGAAACCCAGCCACGTGTTCAACGGCCACGTGTTCACGGTGCTGGGACTCTACGACTGGAGTCAGGTAGACAAGACCAGCACCGGGCGAACCGCCGAACGGCTGTTCAGGTGTGGGGCCTACAGCCTGGAACGCGCCCTGCCGTACTTCGAGCTGGGCGGGTACTCGGCCTATGACCTGGGGCACCTGACGGACGGGCTGGTGGCCCCGCGCATTCAGCTGATTCAGTACCCCTACCAGACAGTGCACATTTACCAGCTGCTGGCGCTGTACTCGTTGACGAAGAAGCCCGTGTACCTGGAGTGGGCAAACCGCTTCAGCCATGACCTGGGGCAAGGAGACGTGTCCATTCCGCAGCCCTGAAGTGATTTTGAACTGCAAACGCCCCCGGCCTGCGCTGGGGGCGTTTGGTTGGAGGTCACTGGCAGGTCTGTTGCCCGGCAGGCACGATCAGGAGGTCTGTCCTGAAATCGTTCAAATCCCGGTACCAGTCGATGAATGTGGCGATCAGATCACCGCTCGACTGCTCGACAAAACGCGGCCAGGTCAACGGGCGGCTGGACTTCAGGAAGGCGCAGGACGTGCGGTCGGTCAGGTTGAAGGCCCTGAGCTGGTAGGTGTCATTTTCGCGCTTCGCGTACACCACCCGCCGGCGATCGGCATCGACGAAAAGACCGCTGGGGTAAAAGGTGACGTCCGCCTGGTCGATCTGCTGGACGTGACCGTCATACAGCATGACCTGTGAATGGCCAAGGTTCGCGCCCTCCTGGCCGCAACAGGGAATAAATTCCCGGTCGTACTGCATGAACCCCACGATGGGTTTTCCTTCCGCAGTGAGCTGCATGTGCCAGGCCCTCAGCTGAAGGTCGTCCGGCTGGGTGTAGACCGGGGGGTGGGTGTTGAGGTTGGGAATGGCCTGCCCTTCCGGGGTGCTCCACGTGATCCCGCGCGTGTCGGACACGGCGACATGCAGGAACTGGTGTTTTTTCAGGACATAGTTGTAGTAATTCCAGGCCAGCCCGAAGCGGCCGTCACGGTAGGTGGTGGTGAAGTAGACGACGCTGTCCTTGGGAAACCGGACGACCATGCGTTCTTCGCGCCGGCCGAGATCGAGGTCACCGGGCACGGTCATGAGTTTGAGGCCGAGATCACCGGCCCTGTAGCGCCTGAAGAAAATGTAGAGCCGTTCATCCGGGCCGACATAGACCTGCGGGTAGGTGGCGTTTTCTTGAAGTTTCACGGCGGGCTGCCACTGGGTCAGGTCATTCGGCCGCAGGGAGATCCGCAGCATCAGGTCGCTGTTGTGACGGGCATAGACAGCCACGTAATGGTCTTTGTACTTCCCGGCCTTCATCTGCACCAGAACCGGACTGTCATGGTCATCTATTTGCTTCCAGTCATGCAGCAGGACTGGAGGGGTCAGCGAGCCGTCACGTTGCAGCGACTGGACGTAGAGCTGCCCATTGTTGTTGACGTACGTGAAGTGGGTGGTTCCGGCAATGTTGACGGCCTGCGGCGCGTTGTACCAGAGGTTGGTGGCGTCTGGAACCAGGGTGGTCGCCAGGGCGCCGCCGCTGAGAGCCAGGAAAAGGAGGAGGGATTTCATGTTCATAACGTAACCCTTCTGGCGGGGGGGCGGCGGGTTCTTCCTGGCGGCCTGAACTTTTGCCTGTGACGGGGGGAAGGGGGTCACTTCTTCTCGACGATTCTCCAGGGGCCGAGCGGCGTGAACACGCGCGGCAGGGTGGGGCGTTCCAGGCGAACACTTTGCAGGTCATCCAGTGACCAGCGCTGCACCTCGGTGCGCAGCAGCAGCCCGAGCGGCTTGTAGTAGTGGCGGAGCTTGTGGGTCAACTGGTGGTGAATGCCGTCAATCTCCACGGTGACGCTGGTGACGTGATGCCCAAGAAGTTTCATGACGCCATTGTGAAGGACGATTGTTGGACTCAGGTCATTTGTCCAGAGGATACGCCACCCGCAAAAACCGTTCCGGAATTTCCCACACGACCACCTGTGGGGGATTGTCTTTTCTGTCCTGGCTTTTCAGGTACTCGCGCATGGGCAGGGTGGGGCCTTTGCCTTCCTGCGCGGCGTTCAGCACTTCAGTACCGAGTTCGCGGCCGAGCGCCTCCGAGAAGTGCCACACGTTGTCTTTCGTTTCGGCGCTGTAGGAGGTGCCCACCAATGTGACCGCTAACGTTTCGTCTCCCAGGAGTCCCCCACCTCCCTCGTCCGTGCGGGTGTACTCGGGTTCCTGTACGGTGTCCGGCGCTGGCCCCTGACCGTCTGGGACAGGAATGTACCGGAGCAAGTCACCCTTCCGCTTCACGACAGGTTTGGCCCCGGCACTGAACTCGGCGGGCGGCAGGTCGAGGTTCAGCCCCTTCACGGCGGGCGCGAGGGTCTGCGCGGCCACCACAGCACCGAAGGGCGTCCAGTGCGTGTCGGTACGCAGGAACACCGGGGCTTCCGGTTTGCTGGCCTGCTGGAACGCGGCCGCCAGGTCAGGCGTGGGGATGCCCGCCTGCTCCAGCTGCTGGCGGAATGACGGGTAAACAGGGGCGTTGACGGCAGGGACACGGACATGGCCGAGTTCCCCGGCGTGAATTCTGGCCTTGCTGGGAATCAGGGCCACCACGAGGGCCGCCCCGTCCTTCTTCAATTCGTCCCTGACCTGCTGGATGTAGGCCAGTTTGCTCTGGATTTCCGCCGCGTCGCCCTTGCTGGTCTGGAATTCTTCAGTGGTGAAGAGCCAGCCATTCTTTCCCACCACCGCGCCGTCGCGGGCTTCCCCGAAGAGTTTGTAGTTCAGCCCGCCCCACAGGTTCACGCTCGGATCGCGCCACGGCACCTTCGCGTCGA includes these proteins:
- a CDS encoding D-glucuronyl C5-epimerase family protein, with amino-acid sequence MKITLLIPLCLVPLAPLAAAQAIPTATTCAVSPAATDQWPEWNPGTKFATPVKQALERFKAQPSEWKTYVTPGGHTWNGDYLGFSGQGVVERWDYISLDKEDIPVVKYKGVYYRNPNTIAQNALKYYGRYLKDRQEVNKTTFLKHVDAMLAQQDGRGAMVMPYPYKAPRNFTEYAKGWVSAMSQGQAMSVFARAYDLTKDEKYLTAGRKALAFLSLPVTRGGSVSSLGNIDPSLGRYLWFEEYPQDKESKPSHVFNGHVFTVLGLYDWSQVDKTSTGRTAERLFRCGAYSLERALPYFELGGYSAYDLGHLTDGLVAPRIQLIQYPYQTVHIYQLLALYSLTKKPVYLEWANRFSHDLGQGDVSIPQP
- a CDS encoding BNR-4 repeat-containing protein, whose protein sequence is MKSLLLFLALSGGALATTLVPDATNLWYNAPQAVNIAGTTHFTYVNNNGQLYVQSLQRDGSLTPPVLLHDWKQIDDHDSPVLVQMKAGKYKDHYVAVYARHNSDLMLRISLRPNDLTQWQPAVKLQENATYPQVYVGPDERLYIFFRRYRAGDLGLKLMTVPGDLDLGRREERMVVRFPKDSVVYFTTTYRDGRFGLAWNYYNYVLKKHQFLHVAVSDTRGITWSTPEGQAIPNLNTHPPVYTQPDDLQLRAWHMQLTAEGKPIVGFMQYDREFIPCCGQEGANLGHSQVMLYDGHVQQIDQADVTFYPSGLFVDADRRRVVYAKRENDTYQLRAFNLTDRTSCAFLKSSRPLTWPRFVEQSSGDLIATFIDWYRDLNDFRTDLLIVPAGQQTCQ
- a CDS encoding alginate O-acetyltransferase AlgX-related protein, producing MTKDREEHQHHLKAEGLKDNIDNHDTPKVLHWLPAAFLLGVIGVGAVATLLTPSVRQWPSGKAILTGEAMLDYEKNNLDAKVPWRDPSVNLWGGLNYKLFGEARDGAVVGKNGWLFTTEEFQTSKGDAAEIQSKLAYIQQVRDELKKDGAALVVALIPSKARIHAGELGHVRVPAVNAPVYPSFRQQLEQAGIPTPDLAAAFQQASKPEAPVFLRTDTHWTPFGAVVAAQTLAPAVKGLNLDLPPAEFSAGAKPVVKRKGDLLRYIPVPDGQGPAPDTVQEPEYTRTDEGGGGLLGDETLAVTLVGTSYSAETKDNVWHFSEALGRELGTEVLNAAQEGKGPTLPMREYLKSQDRKDNPPQVVVWEIPERFLRVAYPLDK